In one window of Malassezia japonica chromosome 9, complete sequence DNA:
- a CDS encoding uncharacterized protein (BUSCO:EOG0926499W; EggNog:ENOG503NY9E; COG:U) encodes MAKGAKEQVADDTEKATDVGRDEVSKEEGGDVPGEKESKKEDVGSDEPSQKHEVDAGNEADGPAADEPEAEKAASAPAASEPKAENAADVPAPSELETEKAPQADPEPNVASTPSDKGKAADTAPHATSQPTGPSPPTAAPATPSASSSRAEAAPKPVAPKPFDFNRFLEQMKHRSAVPVNEYVRSFFRGFTKRPYKPADQVKLIFDFLDFISARMAEASVWASLSDADFDQATEAMEKLIMNRLYTYTFTPAIAQEGHWSVQTNDLERDQVLSQRIRLLSWVEERHLDMACGSHSPRFNDFAVQELLKINHYRAPRDKIICILNCCKVIFGLIRHLGKEENADAFVPLLILVLLRANPPHLVSNVEYILRFKNPHRPSSEADYYLSSLSGAISFIESMDHTQLSNVTQEEFDAHVQRAGAEFEAEAAAAAAADNSSLPLHAQVAAVSIADDARQFLQRTGEAARAGLTSSFSRPMGALGKLLYERIDEALGPSDVQRPLQTPAPSAAQGPRRGSAPNAPLRGNALAVLEDDDDDVRRSDTSPAFDTPARPPQWRSGFVPRTLADDDETRDSPSHHVAAAQRPPASEASFEGDTSVDWEAGTQTLKSIFPQAEDSVLLLILQECHGNVETAIDRLLEMT; translated from the coding sequence ATGGCAAAAGGGGCGAAGGAGCAAGTGGCGGACGACACCGAGAAGGCGACCGATGTCGGACGCGATGAAGTGAGCAAGGAGGAAGGAGGTGATGTACCTGGAGAGAAAGAGAGCAAGAAGGAGGACGTGGGGAGCGACGAGCCGAGCCAGAAGCACGAGGTAGACGCGGGCAACGAGGCGGATGGGCCCGCTGCAGACGAGCCCGAAGCGGAAAAggcagcgagcgcgccggcagcgagcgAGCCCAAAGCTGAAAACGCAGCAGACGTGCCAGCACCAagcgagctcgagaccGAAAAGGCGCCGCAAGCCGACCCCGAGCCAAACGTCGCATCGACCCCGAGCGACAAGGGCAAGGCCGCCGATACGGCTCCGCACGCAACGTCCCAGCCCACAGGACCTTCCCCGCCCACGGCGGCAcccgcgacgccgtctGCATCCTCGTCCAGAGCGGAAGCAGCGCCGAAACCCGTCGCTCCAAAGCCCTTCGACTTTAATCGCTTCCTGGAGCAGATGAAGCACCGCAGTGCCGTGCCTGTCAACGAGTACGTGCGCAGCTTCTTCCGTGGCTTCACCAAGCGCCCGTACAAGCCCGCGGACCAAGTCAAGCTGATCTTTGACTTTCTCGACTTTATCTCGGCACGCATGGCCGAGGCGTCCGTCTGGGCGTCGCTCTCCGACGCCGACTTTGACCAGgcgaccgaggcgatggAAAAGTTGATCATGAACCGCCTGTATACCTACACATTTACCCCCGCCATCGCCCAGGAAGGCCACTGGAGCGTCCAGACAAACGACCTTGAGCGCGATCAGGTCCTCTCCCAGCGCATCCGCCTCTTGTCCTGGGTCGAAGAGCGCCATCTCGACATGGCGTGCGGCTcgcactcgccgcgctTCAACGACTTTGCAGTgcaggagctgctcaagATCAACCACTACCGCGCGCCCCGCGACAAGATCATCTGCATTCTCAACTGCTGCAAAGTCATCTTTGGCCTGATCCGGCACCTCGGAAAAGAGGAGAATGCCGACGCATTTGTTCCGCTCCTGATcctcgtgctgctgcgtgcgaaCCCGCCGCACCTCGTGTCGAATGTCGAGTACATCTTGCGTTTCAAGAACCCCCACCGCccgtcgagcgaggcggacTACTACCTCTCGAGCCTGTCCGGCGCCATCTCGTTTATTGAAAGCATGGATCATACCCAGCTCTCGAACGTCACTCAAGAAGAGTTTGACGCGCATgtccagcgcgccggcgcggagTTCGAGGCGgaagcggccgccgccgccgccgccgacaaCAGCTCGCTGCCGCTCCATGCACAGGTCGCTGCCGTGTCCATCGcagacgacgcgcgccagttcctgcagcgcaccggcgaggcggcgcgtgcgggtCTCACATCGAGCTTCTCGCGGCCGATGGGCGCACTCGGCAAGCTGCTgtacgagcgcatcgacgaggcaCTCGGGCCGAGCGACGTCCAGCGCCCCCTGCAGACGCCtgcgcccagcgccgcacagGGGCCCCGGCGTGGCTCCGCGCCGAATGCGCCGTTGCGCGGcaatgcgctcgccgtgctcgaggacgacgacgacgacgtgcgccgctcggacACGTCGCCCGCCTTTGACACGCCTGCGCGTCCTCCGCAGTGGCGCAGCGGCTTTGTTCCCCGCACActtgccgacgacgacgagacgcgcgactcgccgtcgcaccacgtcgcggcggcgcagcgcccccccgcgtccgaggcgaGCTTCGAGGGGGACACGTCGGTGGACTGGGAGGCCGGAACGCAGACGCTCAAGTCCATCTTTCCCCAGGCGGAGGACTCGGTGCTGCTGCTTATCCTGCAAGAGTGCCACGGTAACGTCGAGACGGCCATCGATCGTTTACTAGAAATGACATAG
- the KIN28 gene encoding [pyruvate dehydrogenase (acetyl-transferring)] kinase (EggNog:ENOG503NWVI; COG:D; COG:K; COG:L), with amino-acid sequence MASEATRRSNHAVRAKYEKIDKIGEGTFAAVFLARNVQTGTKVAIKKIKTAAAGTRDGIDITAMREFKFLKELHHPNVVALLDVFSSGASAPSINLVLEYLNTDLEAIIKDRALLFSASDIKSWMLMLCRGIEYCHRNYCLHRVRFPSDFQDLKPNNLLISPSGELKIADFGLARECGDPGARMTSQVVTRWYRSPELLLGARSYSAGVDMWAVGCIFAELMLRTPYLPGESDATQLTTILRALGTPTSAEWPQYATLPDAGKLESFPKQNLAFLFTAASSETLDLLGACLRYDPLKRVRASEALHHAYFRAGPLPTPPAHLPRPAQSAEEPKVEIEAPPAPVPAAPKAAGGKRALTDDEIAHRKRLAHRVAFS; translated from the exons AtggcgagcgaggcgacgcgccgcagtaACCATGCGGTGCGCGCCAAGTACGAAAAGATTGACAAGATTGGCGAGGGTACCTTTGCCGCCGTCTTCCTAGCTCGCAATGTCCAGACCGGGACCAAGGTTGCGATCAAGAAAATCaagacggccgccgccggcacgcgcgacggGATCGATATcacggcgatgcgcgagtTCAAGTTCCTCAAGGAGCTGCATCACCCCAAtgtcgtcgcgctgctggacgTATTTTCGTCCGGTGCGAGTGCGCCGTCGATCAACCTGGTGCTGGAATACCTCAATAcggacctcgaggcgatcaTCAAAGACCGTGCCCTGCTCTTTTCCGCGAGCGACATCAAGAGCTGGATGCTGATGCTCTGCCGCGGCATTGAGTACTGCCACCGGAACTACTGCTTGCACCGCGTACGTTTTCCATCTGACTTTCAGGACTTGAAGCCCAACAACTTGCTCATCTCGCCGTCCGGCGAGCTCAAGATTGCCGACTTtggcctggcgcgcgagtgTGGCGAccccggcgcgcgcatgACGTCGCAGGTCGTTACGCGGTGGTACCGTTCTCCCGAGCTCCTtctcggcgcacgctcctactcggccggcgtcgacaTGTGGGCGGTCGGCTGCATCTTTGCGGAGCTcatgctgcgcacgccctACCTCCCTGGCGAGTCGGATGCGACACAGCTCACTACGATCCTACGTGcactcggcacgccgaccagTGCCGAGTGGCCG CAATATGCGACGCTCCCCGATGCCGGCAAGCTCGAGTCGTTTCCGAAGCAGAATCTCGCGTTCCTCTTtaccgccgcctcgagcgagacgctggatctgctcggcgcgtgcttGCGCTACGACCCGCTgaagcgcgtgcgtgcgtccGAAGCGCTCCACCACGCCTACTTCCGCGCCGGCCCTCTGCCGACGCCCCCCGCCCATCTCCCCCGCCCTGCCCAGAGCGCGGAGGAGCCCAAGGTGGAGATCGAGGCGCCCCCCGCGCCGGTCCCTGccgcgcccaaggccgcTGGCGGCAAGCGGGCGCTgaccgacgacgagatTGCGCATCGCAAGCGTCTCGCACATCGCGTCGCGTTTTCGTAG
- the ATP4 gene encoding atp4 subunit B of the stator stalk of mitochondrial F1F0 ATP synthase (BUSCO:EOG09264PE5; EggNog:ENOG503P03P; COG:C) — MPAVAAPARFYSDKPSPEAKASSLIDALPGNSLVSKTTWVTLGAGLTAFTVSNELYVANDETVILAGFLIFATLVGRSVVQPYQDWANSTIDKIAGILNEARAGHTKAVQNRIDQVSQKSDVVDVTKGLYAIAKETIQAEKDAYELKQRTAIAAEVKQVLDSWVRYEAQQREAEQNLLTETVIRKVTESLADDKVQKQILESAVADVEKLVKDKKI, encoded by the exons ATGCCTGCGGTGGCTGCTCC CGCTCGCTTCTACTCCGACA AGCCCTCCCCTGAGGCGAAGGCGTCGTCGCTCATTGACGCGCTCCCGGGCAACTCGCTGGTCTCGAAGACCACCTGGGTCACTCTCGGTGCCGGTCTCACTGCCTTCACCGTCTCGAACGAGCTCTACGTGGCCAACGACGAGACCGTGATCTTGGCTGGTTTCCTGATCTTTGCGACTCTCGTCGGTCGCTCGGTCGTCCAGCCCTACCAGGACTGGGCTAACTCGACGATCGACAAGATCGCCGGTATCCTGAACGaggcccgcgccggccacACCAAGGCCGTGCAGAACCGCATCGACCAGGTCTCGCAGAAGTCCGATGTCGTGGACGTGACCAAGGGTCTCTACGCCATCGCCAAGGAGACGATCCAGGCCGAGAAGGACGCTTATGAGCTcaagcagcgcaccgccatCGCTGCCGAGGTCAAGCAGGTCCTCGACTCGTGGGTGCGCTACGAggcccagcagcgcgaggctgAGCAGAACCTGCTCACCGAGACTGTCATCCGCAAGGTCACCGAGAGCCTTGCTGACGACAAGGTGCAGAAGCAGATCCTCGAGAGCGCCGTTGCGGACGTGGAGA AGCTTGTCAAGGACAAGAAGATCTAA
- the PDK2 gene encoding [pyruvate dehydrogenase (acetyl-transferring)] kinase (EggNog:ENOG503NUN3; COG:T), translating to MWSRPQVRGRAYQISQKVWKQIDRFAAFPQNGVSLRQMVLFGRNTNPGTLLLASSFLMEELPVRMAHRVKELNELPYDLAKMPSIIKVKNWYAQSFEDMVEFPAPRLPDSIQRKLSKSIANETEQDEVPSTPNPSLGENARLEDGVSKSHLTANKNWSTSEPGLRRRPILNYGTQTRLDDIKWPMEVVDYNTNFTRCLERIKRRHDAVVTTVAQGVLEYKRAKRSSQHQADVQEFLDRFYMSRIGIRMLIGQHIALGRSIESSHDSLGYLAAKASQGTVSDASGTSPEEYVGIICTNTNVGAVAHEAIENARFVCEEHYGLFRAPPVQLVCPKNLTFMYVPSHLNHMLFELLKNSLRAVVERYGTENEDHFPAIKVIVVEGKEDITIKISDEGGGIPRSEVPLAWTYMYTTARSEDLDPDFQSSDFHAPMAGFGYGLPLARLYARYFGGDLKLISMEGYGTDVYLHLNRLSSSSEPLP from the exons ATGTGGAGCCGGCCCCAGGTCCGGGGTAG GGCCTACCAGATTTCACAAAAGGTCTGGAAGCAGATCGATCGATTTGCTGCATTTCCACAGAATGgcgtgtcgctgcgccagaTGGTGCTCTTCGGGCGGAATACCAACCCGGGCACCCTGCTGCTTGCGAGCTCCTTTCTGATGGAGGAGCTTCCGGTGCGCatggcgcaccgcgtcaaGGAGCTGAACGAGCTCCCGTATGATTTGGCCAAGATGCCGTCAATCATCAAGGTCAAGAACTGGTACGCACAGTCCTTTGAGGACATGGTCGAGTTCCCGGCACCCCGCCTCCCGGACTCGATCCAACGCAAGCTCTCCAAGTCGATCGCAAACGAGACGGAGCAGGACGAAGTGCCTTCTACACCGAATCCGAGTCTGGGCGAgaatgcgcgcctcgaggacggCGTGTCCAAGTCGCATCTCACGGCCAACAAGAACTGGTCGACCAGCGAGCCggggctgcgccgccgcccgatcCTCAACTACGGCACACAGACCCGGCTCGACGATATCAAGTGGCCGATGGAGGTCGTGGACTACAACACCAACTTTACGCGCTGCCTCGAGCGGATCAAGCGGCGACACGATGCGGTCGTCACGACCGTCGCGCAGGGCGTTTTGGAATACAAGCGCGCCAAACGCTCCTCGCAGCACCAGGCGGACGTGCAAGAGTTCTTGGACCGCTTCTACAtgtcgcgcatcggcaTTCGGATGCTGATCGGACAGCacattgcgctcggccgctcGATCGAGTCATCGCACGACTCGCTGGGCTACCTCGCCGCCAAGGCCTCGCAGGGGACcgtgagcgacgcgagcggcacgagccCGGAGGAGTACGTCGGAATCATCTGCACGAATACCaacgtcggcgcggtggcgcacgaggcgaTCGAAAACGCGCGATTTGTCTGCGAAGAGCACTACGGCCTCTTccgcgcaccgccggtGCAGCTGGTGTGCCCGAAGAACCTGACGTTTATGTACGTCCCGAGCCACCTCAACCACATGCTGTTTGAGCTGCTGAAAAACTCGCTGCGTGCtgtcgtcgagcgctaCGGCACGGAAAACGAGGACCATTTCCCGGCGATCAAGGTGATCGTCGTCGAGGGCAAGGAAGATATCACAATCAAAatcagcgacgagggcggcgGAATTCCTCGCTCCGAAGTCCCGCTCGCCTGGACATACATGTACaccacggcgcgctccgAGGATCTCGATCCAGACTTCCAGTCGAGCGACTTTCACGCGCCGATGGCGGGCTTTGGGTACGGCCTcccgctcgcgcgtctctATGCGCGGTACTTTGGCGGCGACTTGAAACTGATCTCGATGGAGGGCTACGGCACCGACGTATACCTGCACCTGAATCGGCTGTCTTCCAgcagcgagccgctgccgtAG
- the TAH18_2 gene encoding NAPDH-dependent diflavin reductase (EggNog:ENOG503NUCM; COG:C), translated as MASTGEEVKEPPYSPLSSDAETEPLPFDETASDGHEDDKMEPDTHPERGEHDTMQIDETRASNDRFSEGSELTEEGDSDVERTPQGRPPQPPTYSDEEGSSLSEDEARDMEASKEHSALDGLASLASSTPGVDQRRPHAIPPTSSTLSDDSSPEDANDDDDEGNTTISAPGTPRKVHSTLRRAVIAAAGKRRAAATGGAPSLLVEPDPESSVPPSAATSRQNSPESEMGERIESDAEAPPSEAADEPGATAEEPVEPAEEDAAEVADDEDEAGDEGGVDEDEKDAEAADADADADADADAPVLESTEQDDVEAMQRRHEALDLLTRAEIGYAMLRDRLYNERMEELEAESEMIHAGTHPELQLLHTIIDTRKDRRLVLLEKWLEHEEKERERWAKVEDETAWVNWRDQAASVRRTLIDDTNRKRRKLDREKRLLDTPQPTRRHQPFEAELVRKPPAYSRRTQRDVDRFDYTPQRMPRDDINSFMAYPDLRGLEEYDVFVDMDQMGIHPMPPMYPNYVRQEEMAMQEMYPPYGPPPGSAPYAPPYGVPPGPYMDRGVPYDAAVPVDEYGAPLDGRPMPEYDAPYPKAPYAPEAYGEPPARGYPPVPAPYLPPHGPVVH; from the coding sequence ATGGCCTCAACCGGCGAAGAGGTAAAAGAACCGCCTTACTCTCCGCTATCTTCTGACGCGGAAACGGAGCCTCTCCCTTTCGACGAGACTGCCTCGGACGGCCACGAGGACGACAAGATGGAGCCGGACACGCACCCCGAACGCGGGGAGCACGATACGATGCAAAtcgacgagacgcgcgcATCCAACGATCGATTCAGCGAAGGAAGCGAGCTGACAGAAGAGGGCGATAGTGACGTGGAGCGCACGCCCCAaggacggccgccgcagccccCGACGtacagcgacgaggagggaTCGTCGCTCTCCGAAGACGAAGCGCGCGATATGGAGGCGAGCAAAGAACACAGTGCGCTGGACGGTCTTGCTtcgctcgcctcgtcgacgcccggcgtcgaccagcgccgccCTCATGCTATTCCCCCAACATCTTCGACGCTGAGCGATGATAGCTCTCCCGAGGACGCAAacgacgatgacgacgaaGGAAATACGACAATCAGCGCGCCAGGGACACCACGCAAAGTGCACTCGacactgcgccgcgccgtgaTCGCGGCCGCAGGcaagcggcgtgcggcggccacgggcggtgcgccgagcCTCCTCGTGGAGCCGGATCCCGAAAGCTCCGTGCCGCCGTCTGCGGCGACTAGCCGCCAGAACTCGCCCGAGTCGGAGAtgggcgagcgcatcgagtcggacgccgaggcgccgccaagcgaagcggccgacgagcccgGAGCTACGGCCGAAGAGCCTGTCGAGCCCGCCGAGGAAGATGCGGCGgaggtcgccgacgacgaagacgaggcgggcgacgagggcggTGTGGACGAAGACGAAAaagacgccgaggcggccgacgccgatgccgatgccgacgccgacgccgacgcgccggtcCTCGAGTCGACCGAGCAGGACGATGTCGAGGCGATGCAGCGGCGacacgaggcgctcgaccttcttacgcgcgccgagatcgGATATgcgatgctgcgcgaccgTCTGTACAACGAGCGCATggaagagctcgaggcTGAGAGCGAAATGATTCATGCCGGAACGCaccccgagctgcagctctTGCACACGATTATTGATACGCGGAAAGACCGCCGGCttgtgctgctcgagaaGTGGCTCGAGCATGAAGAaaaggagcgcgagcgctgggccaaggtcgaggaTGAGACGGCGTGGGTCAACTGGCGGGACCAGGCGGCGTccgtgcgccggacgcTGATTGACGACACGAACcggaagcggcgcaagctcgaccgcgagaagcgcctgctcgataCGCCGCAGCCCACGCGGCGGCACCAGCCATTTGAGGCGGAGCTCGTCCGGAAGCCGCCCGCCTACTCGCGGCggacgcagcgcgatgTGGACCGCTTCGACTATacgccgcagcgcatgccgcgcgacgATATCAACTCGTTTATGGCCTATCCCGACCTGCGTGGGCTCGAAGAGTACGACGTGTTTGTTGATATGGATCAGATGGGCATCCACCCCATGCCGCCGATGTACCCCAACTATGTGCGGCAAGAGGAGATGGCGATGCAGGAGATGTACCCCCCCTATGGCCCGCCGCCCGGCAGTGCTccgtacgcgccgccgtacgGGGTGCCTCCTGGCCCATATATGGACCGCGGTGTGCCGTACGATGCGGCGGTGCCTGTCGACGagtacggcgcgccgctcgatgGGCGGCCGATGCCCGAGTACGATGCGCCGTACCCCAAAGCGCCGTATGCGCCGGAAGCGTATGGCGAgccgccagcgcgcggATATCCGCCGGTGCCTGCGCCCTATCTTCCCCCCCATGGCCCCGTAGTGCATTAG
- the YAR1 gene encoding ankyrin repeat-containing protein (COG:S; EggNog:ENOG503P7TZ), which yields MSLTEEQTDDVLYAARAGDVEALNETLQALNQDAKEAARLVLKATNESGNTPLHFAAANGHQAIVDVLLPEADLAALLRQNQSGNTALHWAAFNGHVEIAEALAKRVDALEIAEPEQAKEFRAAEDKREMERHNTAAAKAKPEDQSEADVTAERERHEEQQRERALWDVRNDAGRGPMSEAQMVDREAVVQMLLGRLAQHDKGGAEAPAAAPVDAVEEKTAQLDIA from the coding sequence ATGAGCCTCACGGAAGAGCAGACGGACGACGTGCTGTacgccgcccgcgcgggcgacgtcgaggcgctgaacGAGACGCTTCAGGCCCTGAACCAGGATGCTAaggaggccgcgcgccttgtgCTCAAGGCGACGAACGAGTCGGGCAACACGCCGCTCCACTTTGCCGCGGCCAATGGCCACCAGGCgatcgtcgacgtgctcctGCCGGAGGcggacctcgccgcgctcctgcgccagaACCAGTCGGGAAACACTGCGCTGCACTGGGCGGCGTTTAATGGACATGTCGAGATTGCCGAGGCCCTCGccaagcgcgtcgacgctctCGAGATCGCCGAGCCGGAGCAGGCGAAAGAGttccgcgccgccgaggacaAGCGCGAGATGGAGCGCCACAATACCGCGGCCGCCAAGGCGAAGCCGGAGGACCAGAGCGAGGCAGATGTCAccgcggagcgcgagcgccacgaaGAGCAGCAGCGGGAACGTGCGCTGTGGGATGTGCGCAACGACGCAGGCCGGGGGCCGATGAGCGAGGCCCAGATGgtcgaccgcgaggcggtggtcCAGATGCTTCTTGgacgccttgcgcagcacgacaagggcggtgccgaggcgccggctgctgcgccggtcgacgccgtcgaggaAAAGACCGCACAGCTGGACATTGCATAG
- a CDS encoding uncharacterized protein (TransMembrane:2 (i78-100o120-138i); EggNog:ENOG503NYEJ; COG:C) produces the protein MGLPAGVVEFFAGTAGGVASVLVGHPFDTVKTRLQAQAARGHGPSQPLLPGVPLLATHYTGTLNAFGRILREERVVGLFRGVLSPMLGVAAMNASIFFLYDASLSFLQGPYARQAEPTLAQTWWAGIASGIGSALITSPMELFKIQQQVNTSTTRRVSYLQAIQHVWQAGGIRAIYHGLGATCIRDIGYGPYFLVYALLNRTMLGMHAGPNPTLSNAELAVSGALAGVVAWLSTYWADVVKTRMQAEPLASLRGPTPSFLTILRATFREGGWHALFAGAGTTVVRAIPANAALFVVYEGVKRELRE, from the exons ATGGGCCTTCCGGCCGGCGTGGTCGAGTTCTTCGCCGGAACTGCCGGCGGAGTTGCGAGCGTGCTTGTTGGGCACCCCTTTGATACCGTCAAGACAAGACTCCAAGCACAAGCAGCGCGTGGACATGGTCCGTCGCAGCCCCTGCTCCCTGGAGTCCCTCTTCTTGCGACGCACTACACCGGCACGCTGAATGCCTTTGGCCGGATCCTGCGTGAAGAGCGCGTCGTAGGCCTCTTTCGTGGCGTGCTCTCTCCGATG CTGGGCGTCGCTGCGATGAATGCGTCCATCTTTTTTTTGtacgacgcgtcgctctcctTCCTCCAAGGGCCATATGCCCGCCAGGCCGAGCCGACGCTAGCGCAGACGTGGTGGGCAGGCATCGCGAGTGGTATCGGATCGGCTCTGATCACTTCGCCGATGGAGCTCTTCAAGATCCAGCAGCAAGTCAacacgtcgacgacgcgccgcgtctcgTATCTTCAGGCCATCCAACATGTGTGGCAGGCCGGAGGTATACGCGCGATATACCATGGCCTCGGTGCGACGTGCATCCGTGATATCGGGTACGGCCCCTACTTTCTTGTGTACGCCCTGCTGAACCGCACGATGCTCGGCATGCACGCTGGCCCGAACCCCACGCTGTCcaacgccgagctcgccgtgtctggcgcgcttgccggcgtcgtcgcgtGGCTCTCGACGTACTGGGCCGATGTAGTCAAGACGCGGATGCAGGCCGAGCCGCTTGCGTCGCTCCGCGGCCCGACGCCAAGTTTCCTCACCATCCTCCGCGCCACGTTCCGCGAAGGCGGCTGGCATGCGCTCTTTGCCGGTGCCGGTACGACGgtcgtgcgtgcgatcCCTGCCAATGCTGCCCTT TTTGTCGTGTACGAAGGCGTAAAACGCGAGCTCCGCGAATAA